In Caproicibacterium amylolyticum, a genomic segment contains:
- a CDS encoding UxaA family hydrolase, translated as MEKILKINPRDNVAVALQDLPAGSSVQADGQTIFVKTKVAAGHKLALQPIARGDCIVKYGYPIGIAACSIAQGDWVHTHNVQTRLGDLLEYAYAPDFEQPKPEPPKTFLGYRRKNGKVGIRNEVWIIPTVGCVNAVAKQIEKESQKFLTPTLDGIYCYNHPYGCSQLSQDKLNTESVLAGLVNHPNAGAVLVLGLGCENSNVEELKKALGTYDPDRVKFLVCQEHESEVEDAVQVMQKLCTYAAQFRREPCSADQLVVGLKCGGSDGFSGITANPLVGAFSDRLIAQGGTAVLTEVPEMFGAETILMNRCSSKAVFCKTVDLINDFKKYFMRYHQKIDSNPSPGNKAGGITTLEEKSLGCVQKGGTAPVNDVLAYGHPVCQKGLNLLQGPGNDLVAAAALAVSGAHLVLFTTGRGTPFGCPVPTVKISSNSSLARRKTGWIDFNAGTLLAGEPLPQLSEKLFDFVLEVASGTRQAKSEAFDKSALAIFKDGVTL; from the coding sequence ATGGAGAAAATTTTAAAAATCAATCCGCGGGACAATGTTGCAGTTGCGCTGCAGGATCTGCCTGCAGGCAGCAGCGTGCAGGCGGACGGGCAGACGATTTTTGTGAAAACAAAGGTTGCTGCCGGCCACAAGCTTGCTCTGCAGCCGATTGCGCGGGGTGACTGCATTGTGAAATACGGCTATCCCATCGGTATAGCAGCGTGCAGCATTGCACAGGGAGACTGGGTACATACACATAACGTGCAGACACGCTTGGGCGATTTGTTGGAGTACGCTTATGCACCGGACTTTGAGCAGCCAAAGCCGGAACCCCCGAAAACTTTTCTGGGGTATCGCCGCAAAAATGGAAAGGTGGGCATACGCAACGAGGTCTGGATTATTCCAACGGTCGGCTGTGTGAATGCAGTTGCAAAGCAAATCGAAAAGGAGTCCCAGAAATTTTTAACACCGACTCTGGACGGTATCTATTGCTACAACCATCCGTACGGCTGCTCACAGCTTTCACAGGATAAACTGAATACAGAATCGGTGCTTGCCGGATTGGTCAATCATCCGAATGCCGGTGCGGTTCTGGTGCTTGGGCTGGGCTGCGAAAACAGCAACGTTGAAGAACTGAAAAAAGCTTTGGGTACATATGACCCGGACCGTGTGAAGTTTTTAGTTTGTCAGGAACACGAGAGCGAGGTGGAAGACGCTGTTCAAGTGATGCAGAAACTTTGCACATATGCGGCGCAGTTTCGGCGGGAACCATGCAGCGCGGATCAGCTTGTAGTCGGCCTGAAGTGCGGCGGCTCCGATGGCTTTTCAGGCATTACAGCCAATCCGTTGGTGGGCGCTTTTTCAGACAGGCTGATTGCACAGGGCGGCACTGCAGTTTTGACCGAAGTTCCGGAAATGTTTGGTGCGGAAACCATTTTAATGAACCGGTGCAGCAGCAAAGCGGTTTTCTGCAAAACCGTGGATTTAATCAATGACTTTAAAAAATACTTTATGCGGTACCATCAGAAAATTGATTCCAATCCTTCGCCCGGCAACAAGGCGGGAGGCATCACGACACTGGAGGAAAAGTCGCTGGGCTGTGTGCAGAAAGGCGGTACCGCGCCGGTGAATGATGTGCTGGCCTATGGCCATCCGGTGTGCCAAAAAGGACTGAATTTGCTGCAGGGGCCGGGAAACGATTTGGTTGCGGCTGCGGCACTGGCAGTATCCGGTGCACATCTGGTGCTTTTTACCACAGGACGCGGAACCCCCTTTGGGTGTCCGGTACCAACAGTGAAAATTTCCAGCAACTCCTCACTTGCCCGCAGAAAAACAGGGTGGATCGATTTTAATGCCGGCACATTGCTTGCCGGAGAACCCTTGCCGCAGCTTTCTGAAAAGCTGTTTGATTTTGTTCTGGAGGTTGCCTCTGGGACGCGGCAGGCCAAATCAGAAGCGTTTGATAAAAGCGCTTTAGCAATTTTTAAAGACGGCGTTACGCTGTAA
- a CDS encoding response regulator transcription factor — translation MYKLIIVDDEKKILEGIANIFPWNSIGFEVEAVFTNGRQALNYLATHPVNVVMTDIRMPEMNGLEMIRELEKNEHLKIILFSSFQNYEYFRSAIKYRVTDYLLKPIKYDELLNCFMDVRKTLDSEKNTETVEEPPKGYYDKVVTTVKKYVVENYQNASLEKASILVSLSSSYLSKIFKEHAGVGFAEFLMKVRMEKAREFLGDIHYKSYEIANRVGYDNPKNFSRAFRSFYNMSPTEYRNQKTREVQNGENQ, via the coding sequence ATGTACAAACTGATTATCGTGGATGACGAAAAGAAAATTTTAGAGGGCATTGCCAACATCTTTCCATGGAACAGCATCGGATTTGAAGTTGAAGCTGTTTTTACAAATGGCAGGCAGGCGCTGAACTACTTGGCAACGCATCCGGTCAATGTTGTAATGACCGATATCCGTATGCCGGAAATGAACGGCTTGGAAATGATTAGGGAGCTGGAAAAAAATGAACATCTAAAAATCATTTTGTTCAGCAGCTTTCAAAACTATGAGTATTTTCGCTCGGCAATCAAGTACAGGGTTACAGATTACCTGCTGAAACCGATTAAGTATGATGAGCTGCTGAACTGTTTTATGGATGTTCGAAAAACACTGGATAGTGAAAAAAACACGGAAACAGTGGAAGAACCGCCAAAAGGGTATTATGACAAAGTAGTGACGACTGTAAAGAAATATGTTGTGGAGAATTACCAGAACGCGTCTTTGGAAAAAGCATCCATACTGGTAAGCCTGAGCAGCAGCTATCTTTCTAAAATTTTCAAGGAACATGCGGGTGTCGGTTTTGCGGAATTCCTTATGAAAGTACGCATGGAAAAGGCGCGGGAGTTTTTGGGGGACATTCACTATAAAAGCTACGAAATTGCAAATCGTGTGGGTTACGACAATCCTAAAAATTTTTCAAGGGCTTTTCGCAGTTTTTATAATATGAGCCCGACAGAGTATCGAAATCAAAAAACCAGGGAAGTGCAGAACGGTGAAAATCAATAA
- a CDS encoding ABC transporter substrate-binding protein, which translates to MVKLRKGISFALALMMALGMTACGNDAGTSAGSAAGSAAAAAVGSRDVTLRFSWWGGDARNKATLEVIKQFEKKYPKIKIEAEYGSSDGYNDKLATQLSAGTAPDIVQVDPSYFPTYYHTNKDYFIDMSKQKIDLSGYDADYLKSNGNYDGKQVGLPTGVSGAAIIQNSDLAAKFGVDLTKNYTWDDMLTMGKKIKSADKSNYLLAANLSYIADDLLRPYLLELTGKPLIVDSEKKLGVTQDDLAKGLNLIKSFYDNNVLPPESHMSSYEADNMPKDPDWIAGKYVAGVCVTSTAKVLAAANSNAKFVSAKLPQLKDGKDEGYCASCPQLMCVTSKSQNTPEAVAFLDYFFNNEEAAKTLGAQRSIPAVKAARQIVQDNKLADDLTVNTVNTCLSYKGTLVIGYSSTSEVKSILSDAISAVSYGKSTPEDAAASTYKLLENYLANQK; encoded by the coding sequence ATGGTTAAGTTGAGAAAAGGAATTTCATTTGCACTTGCTTTGATGATGGCGCTGGGCATGACCGCCTGCGGCAATGACGCGGGCACAAGCGCCGGCAGTGCAGCCGGCAGTGCGGCTGCAGCAGCAGTTGGCTCCCGCGACGTGACCCTGCGTTTCAGCTGGTGGGGCGGCGATGCCCGCAACAAGGCTACGCTGGAGGTTATCAAGCAGTTTGAAAAGAAATATCCGAAGATCAAAATTGAAGCAGAATACGGCAGCAGCGACGGCTACAACGACAAGCTGGCTACACAACTGAGTGCAGGCACCGCGCCGGATATTGTGCAGGTTGATCCTTCTTACTTCCCGACCTACTACCATACCAATAAAGATTATTTTATTGATATGAGTAAGCAGAAAATCGACCTTTCCGGTTATGATGCAGATTACCTGAAGAGCAACGGCAATTATGACGGCAAACAGGTTGGCTTGCCGACAGGCGTTTCCGGTGCAGCCATTATTCAGAACTCCGACCTTGCTGCAAAATTCGGTGTGGATTTGACTAAGAATTACACATGGGATGATATGCTGACCATGGGCAAGAAGATTAAGAGTGCGGATAAGAGCAATTATCTGCTGGCAGCGAACCTTTCTTACATAGCCGATGACCTGCTGCGTCCGTACCTGCTGGAACTGACCGGCAAACCTCTGATTGTTGACAGCGAGAAAAAACTGGGCGTTACACAGGATGACCTTGCCAAAGGTCTGAACCTGATTAAGAGTTTCTATGACAACAACGTGCTTCCGCCGGAATCTCATATGTCTTCTTATGAGGCGGATAATATGCCAAAGGACCCGGACTGGATTGCAGGCAAATACGTGGCGGGTGTATGTGTTACTTCGACTGCCAAGGTTCTTGCGGCAGCCAATTCCAATGCAAAGTTTGTTTCTGCAAAACTGCCGCAGCTGAAAGACGGCAAGGACGAAGGCTACTGTGCTTCCTGCCCGCAGCTGATGTGTGTAACTTCCAAGTCACAAAATACCCCTGAAGCAGTGGCATTCCTTGACTATTTCTTCAACAATGAAGAGGCAGCAAAGACGCTGGGCGCGCAGCGCTCTATCCCCGCAGTAAAGGCAGCGCGCCAAATCGTTCAGGACAACAAGCTGGCGGATGATTTGACCGTGAACACAGTGAACACCTGCCTTTCCTACAAGGGTACACTGGTAATCGGCTATTCTTCCACTTCTGAAGTCAAGAGCATTCTTTCTGACGCAATTTCTGCTGTGTCATATGGCAAGAGCACACCGGAAGATGCAGCGGCAAGTACTTATAAACTGCTGGAAAACTACCTTGCAAATCAAAAATAA
- a CDS encoding glycoside hydrolase family 43 protein, with product MRTIANPVLKGFYPDPSILRVGREYYIATSTFEWFPGVTLLHSRDLQHWETLQSPLGEESGFDLRGIDTACGIWAPNLTYSDGVFYLLYTIVYTDRHRYKDTHNFLITANTIEGPWSKPVFLNCSGFDPSLFHDDDGRKWMVNMTVDQRPSKKRFSGIVLQEYDAKLKKLVGNVYPVFSGTERGTTEGPNLYKHGGYYYLLCAEGGTEFGHCCTLARSREITGKYEVCPENPVLTSDESKECPFQRAGHGSLVETAEHNWLMAHLCSRPVERFSILGRETAIENVEWTADGWLQLSGRGKLPKTSFLCGASVDKLSPSAKIRENFDAPVIPKEFLTLRQSPASCGITAEERKGFLRIYGGNSLSSKFHVGLLAHRLQSLSCTCTTAVEFYPQTFQQTAGLVCFYNGDNYDYLNISGDETAGRCISVVSMNNRELQESERVPLPETAAISLRARIQGRSLYFSYALQDGVFKDVGEKYDMAVLSDEHVEGNGFTGAMVGMACEDLQAKNCCADFGWFQYEEETEF from the coding sequence TTGCGAACGATTGCAAATCCGGTTTTAAAAGGGTTTTATCCGGACCCATCTATCCTTCGTGTGGGCCGGGAATACTACATTGCCACATCGACGTTTGAGTGGTTTCCCGGTGTGACTCTTCTGCATTCCCGCGACCTGCAGCATTGGGAAACGCTGCAATCTCCCCTTGGAGAGGAAAGCGGGTTTGACCTGCGGGGCATTGACACCGCCTGCGGCATCTGGGCACCGAACCTGACTTACAGTGACGGCGTTTTTTATCTGCTGTATACAATTGTTTATACAGACAGACACCGCTACAAAGATACACACAATTTTCTGATTACCGCAAATACTATCGAAGGCCCCTGGAGCAAGCCTGTCTTTTTGAACTGCTCCGGGTTTGACCCTTCCCTTTTCCATGATGATGACGGGCGCAAGTGGATGGTGAACATGACGGTTGACCAGCGGCCGTCAAAAAAGCGCTTTTCGGGAATTGTACTGCAGGAATATGACGCAAAACTGAAAAAATTAGTTGGTAACGTGTATCCGGTGTTTTCCGGGACAGAACGTGGTACCACGGAAGGGCCGAACCTTTATAAGCACGGTGGCTATTATTATCTGCTGTGCGCGGAGGGCGGAACGGAATTTGGTCACTGCTGCACCTTGGCGCGCAGTCGGGAGATAACAGGAAAATATGAAGTGTGCCCTGAAAATCCGGTTCTGACCTCCGATGAATCTAAAGAATGTCCGTTTCAGCGTGCGGGGCATGGTTCTCTTGTGGAAACGGCGGAACATAACTGGCTGATGGCACATTTGTGCTCGCGGCCTGTGGAACGGTTCAGCATTTTGGGCAGAGAAACCGCGATTGAAAACGTAGAGTGGACAGCGGACGGCTGGCTGCAGCTTTCCGGCCGCGGGAAGCTGCCGAAAACATCCTTTTTGTGTGGCGCTTCCGTGGATAAGCTTTCCCCATCGGCAAAAATACGGGAAAACTTTGACGCACCGGTTATTCCAAAGGAATTTCTGACACTGCGGCAGTCTCCCGCGTCCTGTGGGATTACAGCGGAAGAGCGCAAAGGCTTTTTGCGGATTTATGGAGGCAACTCTTTATCCAGTAAGTTTCATGTTGGTCTGCTGGCACACCGGCTGCAAAGTTTAAGCTGTACCTGTACCACAGCGGTGGAGTTTTATCCGCAGACATTTCAGCAGACAGCCGGACTGGTGTGTTTTTACAATGGCGATAATTACGATTACCTGAATATCAGCGGTGACGAAACCGCAGGACGGTGCATTTCGGTTGTTTCCATGAATAACCGTGAACTGCAGGAAAGTGAAAGGGTGCCGCTGCCGGAAACAGCCGCCATTTCTCTGCGCGCACGGATTCAGGGGCGCAGTTTGTATTTTTCCTATGCACTGCAGGACGGAGTTTTCAAAGATGTTGGGGAAAAATATGATATGGCAGTGCTTTCAGATGAGCATGTAGAAGGAAACGGTTTTACCGGTGCAATGGTCGGTATGGCGTGCGAAGATTTGCAGGCGAAAAACTGCTGTGCGGATTTTGGCTGGTTTCAGTATGAAGAGGAAACAGAATTTTAA
- a CDS encoding ABC transporter substrate-binding protein, with product MTAVKKGIALMLVVVILFVLTACANERTAGTGSTASFAVSNPVTLRFSWWGGDTRNQATLKVIKQFEEKNPQVKIEAEYGSSDGYNVKLATELNAGTAPDIVQIDPSYLPTYYRTNKNSFVDFQKQNIDLSGYEQDYLQSNGNYDGRQLGLPTGIGGVSIIENTNLASKIGIDLTQQYTWDDLAAMGKKVQGYDENLYLLAANLSYIADDLLRPYLLQLTGKPLLLDRTKQLGVTQADLEKGLTMVKRLYDTHVLPPESHMLSYEGDNIPKDPNWISGKYVSALCVTSTAKDLAAANKGAVFVASKLPQMNGSLDEGYCASAPQLLCINTKSRNIPEAVKFLNYFLNSAQATEILGAERSIPAVRSMRQLVEEKKLADSLTMNAVNICMSYKGSLVIGYSSTEEVKSILSDAISYVAYGISTPAVAAENAYLLLKNCIATQK from the coding sequence ATGACAGCAGTGAAAAAGGGAATCGCGCTGATGCTAGTGGTGGTCATACTGTTTGTTTTGACAGCCTGCGCTAATGAAAGAACTGCTGGCACGGGCAGCACAGCCTCTTTTGCAGTGTCCAACCCGGTAACACTGCGCTTCAGCTGGTGGGGCGGTGACACAAGAAATCAGGCCACACTAAAAGTTATCAAGCAGTTTGAGGAAAAGAATCCACAGGTCAAAATTGAAGCGGAGTATGGCAGCAGCGATGGCTATAACGTAAAACTTGCGACGGAACTGAACGCGGGCACAGCCCCGGACATTGTGCAGATCGACCCATCCTATCTGCCGACTTATTACCGAACCAATAAAAACAGCTTTGTCGATTTTCAGAAACAGAATATTGATTTGTCAGGGTATGAGCAGGACTATCTGCAAAGCAACGGCAATTATGATGGCCGGCAGCTCGGTTTGCCAACAGGGATTGGCGGAGTTTCCATTATTGAAAACACGAACCTTGCTTCAAAAATCGGAATTGACCTGACACAGCAGTATACATGGGACGACCTTGCTGCCATGGGAAAAAAAGTGCAGGGATACGATGAAAATCTGTATTTGTTGGCTGCCAACCTTTCTTATATTGCAGATGACCTGCTGCGGCCGTATTTGCTGCAGCTGACCGGAAAACCGCTGCTGCTGGACCGCACCAAACAGCTTGGCGTTACGCAGGCAGACCTTGAAAAAGGCCTGACGATGGTCAAGCGTTTGTATGACACGCATGTACTGCCGCCAGAGTCACACATGCTTTCCTATGAGGGGGATAATATTCCCAAAGACCCGAATTGGATTTCCGGAAAATATGTTTCGGCGCTCTGCGTGACTTCCACAGCAAAAGATTTGGCGGCTGCCAATAAAGGCGCTGTCTTTGTGGCATCCAAATTGCCGCAAATGAATGGCAGCCTTGATGAAGGCTACTGCGCATCTGCGCCGCAGCTGCTGTGTATTAATACAAAATCCCGAAATATCCCGGAGGCCGTGAAATTTTTGAACTATTTTTTAAACAGCGCGCAGGCCACAGAAATTCTGGGTGCGGAACGCTCCATTCCTGCTGTTCGCTCTATGCGGCAGCTTGTAGAGGAAAAAAAGCTGGCAGATTCACTGACTATGAATGCGGTTAACATTTGTATGTCCTACAAAGGTTCGCTCGTAATTGGCTATTCCTCAACCGAAGAAGTGAAAAGCATTCTTTCAGATGCGATTTCCTACGTTGCCTATGGAATAAGCACACCGGCAGTGGCTGCCGAAAATGCGTATCTTTTGCTGAAAAACTGTATTGCCACACAAAAGTAA
- a CDS encoding carbohydrate ABC transporter permease, translating to MTGQVAVQTPKKRQTKKIIFTCILVFIFVVLGVFLLFPILWMFLASFKTNEEIFGSVNLLPAHFSFNSYVQGWQGNGQYDYGQFFYNTFALVVPTTVLTVVSSSFVAYGFARFSFPFKKQLFALLISTLMLPNAVIIIPRYTLFNKFGWINTYMPFYVPAILACYPFFIFMLVQFMRGLPKDLDESAYLDGCGTFRVFTSILLPLLKPALFSAALFQFIWTYNDYFNPLIFINSVSKYTISLALRMSVDSESIVTWSNVMAMSCLSVIPLIVLFFVGQKYMVEGIATTGMKD from the coding sequence ATGACAGGTCAAGTGGCTGTACAGACCCCAAAGAAACGGCAGACGAAAAAAATCATTTTTACCTGCATTTTGGTCTTCATTTTTGTAGTACTTGGTGTATTTCTGCTGTTCCCGATTCTGTGGATGTTCCTGGCGTCTTTTAAAACCAATGAAGAAATTTTCGGTTCCGTCAATCTGCTGCCCGCACATTTTAGCTTTAACAGTTATGTGCAGGGCTGGCAGGGCAACGGACAGTATGATTACGGTCAGTTCTTTTACAATACTTTTGCATTGGTTGTTCCAACAACAGTGCTGACCGTTGTTTCCAGTTCTTTTGTAGCCTACGGCTTTGCACGTTTTAGTTTTCCGTTTAAAAAGCAGCTTTTTGCACTGCTGATTTCCACACTGATGCTGCCGAATGCGGTTATTATCATTCCGCGGTACACACTTTTCAACAAATTCGGTTGGATCAATACATACATGCCGTTCTATGTGCCGGCAATTCTGGCCTGCTATCCATTCTTTATCTTTATGCTGGTGCAGTTTATGCGCGGCTTGCCAAAGGACCTGGACGAGTCTGCTTATCTGGACGGCTGCGGAACGTTCAGGGTGTTTACTTCCATTTTACTGCCGCTTTTAAAACCGGCGCTCTTCTCTGCGGCACTGTTCCAGTTTATTTGGACTTACAATGACTATTTTAATCCGCTGATTTTTATCAACTCGGTTTCCAAGTACACCATTTCGCTTGCCCTGCGCATGTCGGTTGATTCCGAATCCATCGTGACCTGGAGCAACGTAATGGCAATGTCCTGCCTTTCCGTTATTCCGCTCATCGTTTTGTTCTTTGTTGGACAAAAATACATGGTGGAGGGTATTGCAACAACTGGCATGAAGGACTGA
- a CDS encoding cache domain-containing sensor histidine kinase: MKINKFFVKRFRTFFLIMMVPTLVIFSVFVGFMGQEFNNTLITQGQNSLKGIQTNFDLVVRNAVYQQNLMTSDNKMMLSLKKLIISGGSYDYSDGVFLDDLQTALRSVIYSHSYIDSIYIYLDGYDDFFTSTQTGLAKLADYYDKDWNKYYVKDTNMHSQWIVKRTVSQYSYEPAQPVLTVFQRMSSTNGVIVVNINEEKLINIFNSIVTDPEESAFILDENYAMILSNRGNAGPAALIGTGFFKKQQAAGKTDFTKLSGQWIMVGKEKYLLSCSNYPESQIYFVTLISGKSLLNQYKDFIANFIIIFAIDLVVVFLLTYITTKRNFKQIDYMIDVFGRAEQGLVTEFPKKRKQDEYDVIMNNVIGLFLKTTQMNKVLVERQHSLEVAELTALQLQINPYFLLNTLQTMDLEATKMLGPSTLNEIIQNLSDILKYALGDPSKPVSLREELAYLKEYVSIQKYRFGDKFIVYYEVDNELLDYHVFRLMLQPLLENSILHGVRALQGTGFIKIKVIRRGAFLYIRTIDNGVGLTHSEVEALYAQINDAKSRSIGLTNVNRRLTLEYGNECGLHIHSKKDVGMCISFTVPLQ, encoded by the coding sequence GTGAAAATCAATAAATTTTTTGTAAAGCGCTTTCGCACTTTCTTTTTGATTATGATGGTCCCCACGCTTGTTATTTTTTCAGTCTTTGTCGGCTTTATGGGGCAGGAGTTTAACAATACACTGATTACACAGGGGCAGAATTCACTGAAAGGCATCCAAACAAACTTTGACCTTGTGGTCCGCAATGCAGTTTATCAGCAAAATCTGATGACCAGTGACAATAAAATGATGCTTTCCCTGAAAAAGCTGATTATCAGCGGCGGCAGCTATGATTACAGCGACGGTGTGTTTCTGGATGATTTGCAGACCGCTTTGCGGAGCGTTATTTATTCACATTCTTACATCGACTCCATTTACATTTATCTGGATGGATATGATGACTTTTTCACATCCACACAGACCGGCCTTGCAAAGCTTGCGGATTACTATGACAAGGACTGGAATAAATATTATGTCAAAGACACCAATATGCATTCGCAGTGGATTGTAAAGCGAACGGTCAGCCAGTATTCCTATGAACCGGCACAGCCAGTGCTGACTGTGTTTCAGCGGATGTCCTCCACAAACGGTGTGATTGTGGTGAATATCAATGAAGAAAAACTGATTAATATTTTTAATTCAATCGTAACTGATCCAGAGGAGTCGGCGTTTATCTTGGATGAAAATTACGCAATGATTTTGAGCAACCGGGGAAATGCAGGGCCTGCAGCACTCATCGGCACCGGATTTTTCAAAAAACAACAGGCAGCAGGAAAAACGGATTTCACAAAACTTTCCGGCCAGTGGATTATGGTCGGCAAGGAAAAGTACCTGCTGAGTTGTTCTAATTATCCGGAATCGCAGATTTATTTTGTAACGCTGATTTCCGGTAAATCACTGCTCAATCAGTACAAAGATTTTATTGCGAATTTTATCATTATTTTCGCGATTGACCTGGTGGTCGTTTTCCTGCTTACATACATAACAACGAAGCGGAATTTCAAGCAGATTGACTACATGATTGACGTGTTTGGCAGAGCAGAGCAGGGCTTGGTTACAGAATTTCCGAAAAAACGCAAACAGGATGAATATGATGTAATCATGAATAATGTTATTGGTCTGTTCTTAAAGACCACGCAAATGAACAAAGTGCTTGTGGAGCGCCAGCACAGTTTGGAAGTGGCAGAACTGACTGCGCTGCAGCTGCAGATTAATCCGTATTTTCTGTTGAACACCCTGCAGACAATGGATCTGGAAGCAACCAAAATGCTTGGCCCGTCCACGCTGAATGAAATCATTCAGAATTTATCGGATATCCTCAAGTATGCACTGGGGGACCCCTCAAAACCGGTCAGCCTCCGTGAAGAGCTGGCGTATTTGAAAGAGTACGTAAGCATACAGAAATACCGGTTCGGTGACAAATTCATTGTGTATTACGAGGTGGACAATGAGCTTTTGGATTACCATGTGTTTCGGCTGATGCTGCAGCCGCTGCTGGAAAACAGTATTCTGCACGGTGTGCGTGCTCTGCAGGGTACTGGGTTTATTAAAATCAAAGTGATTCGGCGCGGAGCGTTCCTGTATATCCGAACCATTGATAATGGCGTTGGGCTTACGCACAGCGAGGTAGAAGCGCTTTACGCCCAAATTAATGATGCGAAGAGCAGAAGTATCGGACTGACAAATGTAAACCGGCGGCTGACACTGGAGTATGGAAATGAGTGTGGGTTACACATTCACAGCAAAAAGGATGTTGGCATGTGCATATCATTTACAGTTCCCCTGCAATAA
- a CDS encoding carbohydrate ABC transporter permease, with amino-acid sequence MSSKLVKTSKYTKRNYQAFFYIAPWILGFLVLQLYPFISSLIYSFTDYTIGSAPKFVGLKNYIDLFTIDRDFLLSLKATLLYTLMTVPGKLILALVIAVLMNRKSKGINFIRTLYYIPSLFGGSVAVALLWKIMFMDNGIINSLISKMGLPSVTWLGDPNTALPTICMLEIWQFGSSMVMFLAALKQVPASLYEAASIDGAGKAKQFFSITIPQITPIIFFNMIMQTIQALQNFTSAMVVTNGGPLKATYVLGMKLYNEGFSYFRMGYASAISWIVFLLIMVVTSLLFKSSSAWVFYEND; translated from the coding sequence ATGAGCTCAAAACTGGTTAAGACTTCAAAATACACCAAAAGGAACTATCAGGCATTCTTTTATATTGCACCTTGGATACTGGGCTTTCTGGTGCTGCAGCTGTATCCGTTTATCAGTTCACTGATTTACTCTTTTACGGATTACACAATCGGTTCCGCTCCAAAATTTGTGGGACTGAAAAACTACATCGATTTGTTCACCATTGACCGCGACTTTCTGCTTTCGCTGAAAGCAACTTTGCTGTACACACTGATGACTGTACCGGGCAAGCTGATTCTGGCGCTGGTAATTGCTGTGCTGATGAACAGAAAATCCAAAGGAATCAATTTCATCAGGACACTGTATTACATTCCGTCTTTGTTCGGCGGCAGCGTTGCAGTTGCACTTTTGTGGAAGATCATGTTCATGGATAACGGCATTATCAATTCCTTGATTAGCAAAATGGGCCTGCCCAGTGTAACATGGCTGGGTGACCCGAACACCGCGCTGCCTACAATCTGCATGCTGGAAATCTGGCAGTTCGGCTCCTCCATGGTTATGTTTCTGGCAGCCCTCAAGCAGGTTCCGGCCTCTCTTTATGAAGCGGCCAGCATTGACGGCGCGGGCAAGGCAAAGCAGTTCTTCAGCATTACCATTCCACAGATTACGCCAATCATTTTCTTTAACATGATTATGCAGACCATTCAGGCACTGCAGAACTTTACTTCTGCAATGGTTGTGACCAACGGCGGTCCGCTGAAAGCAACCTATGTGCTGGGCATGAAGCTTTACAATGAAGGCTTCAGCTATTTCCGCATGGGATATGCCAGCGCGATTTCATGGATTGTGTTCCTGCTGATTATGGTGGTTACATCCCTGCTGTTCAAATCTTCGTCAGCATGGGTGTTCTATGAGAATGACTGA
- a CDS encoding bifunctional 2-keto-4-hydroxyglutarate aldolase/2-keto-3-deoxy-6-phosphogluconate aldolase, which produces MSSMTVIKEIREAGVVAVIRADTKEKGKKLIDAVLKGGIRVIEITMTVPGSIELIRDIAETYKGKAVIGAGTVLDPETARVCILAGAEFIVSPALNVETIKLCNRYDIPAIPGVMTVSEAVEALTYGAKVIKIFPAGLYGPAVIKSFKGPLPQASFMPTGGVTIENAKEWIQAGAVAIGTGSDLTRGAQTGNYALVKETAARFVQEVALARNTQQ; this is translated from the coding sequence ATGAGCAGTATGACAGTTATAAAGGAGATACGCGAAGCGGGTGTAGTTGCGGTTATCCGCGCTGACACAAAAGAAAAAGGTAAAAAGCTGATTGATGCAGTTTTAAAGGGCGGCATCCGAGTCATTGAGATTACTATGACTGTACCGGGGTCCATTGAACTAATTCGGGACATTGCTGAAACTTACAAAGGCAAAGCTGTGATTGGCGCGGGAACTGTACTGGACCCGGAAACAGCCCGTGTGTGTATTTTAGCAGGAGCAGAATTTATTGTCAGTCCGGCACTCAATGTAGAAACAATTAAGCTGTGCAACCGCTATGACATTCCCGCAATTCCGGGGGTTATGACTGTCAGCGAAGCGGTTGAGGCACTTACTTACGGCGCAAAGGTCATTAAAATTTTTCCGGCGGGACTGTATGGCCCTGCAGTAATTAAATCTTTCAAAGGCCCTTTGCCGCAGGCTTCGTTTATGCCGACCGGCGGCGTGACCATTGAAAATGCAAAAGAATGGATTCAGGCGGGTGCTGTTGCCATTGGAACGGGCAGTGACCTGACGCGGGGAGCACAGACCGGAAATTACGCGCTTGTGAAAGAAACAGCGGCACGGTTTGTTCAGGAAGTGGCGCTGGCGCGTAATACACAGCAGTAA